The following is a genomic window from Strix uralensis isolate ZFMK-TIS-50842 chromosome 3, bStrUra1, whole genome shotgun sequence.
GGGCAGGCAGAGGCAAACCCACGGGGGGAATGAGGTTTGGGTCTGGCTCCAAGCCTGAGCTGAGTAGAAGAGATGCATGTAACAGCATCTTAAAGATTAACACACACTAGCAACACTTGCACCTGGAGATGGGGTCCCACAGTCCTTGCAGAGAacaggctgctgctggagcttGATAGAAGAGAAAAGCCTTGGTACCCATGAAACATTTTGTgcaggtggaaaaaaagaaaaaagtcagtagAATGTGCAGACCTTGCAGGTTTTGGGTCAAAAGTCCAAAAAGCCCTTTAATAGGAGTCACACCTCTTTGAGGATGTTTCACTCTCCCCCGACTTTTGGTTTTTGTCTGGGAAAAACATCAAGGAGAAAATCAAGGACACTTAGAGCTTGTTTCACTTTCAAAAGACATACATAGCACCCCGGACagcaaatgaaaacactttttcattgCAAGTGGTACAGTTTCTTGCTTTCATGCCCAGTGCTGGCACAAAATGTGGCACACCTTTTATGGTTTGCTCAATTTAGCGTCAAATTATATagaagatttctttcctccaggTTGCAGAGACTCAGACATAGGAGAATTAGGGCATTTGCAAGACATTGATTCAAGTATGCATTAGAAAAGGTGTGTTTAGTGGCTGTCTCTGCCACAAGGACTCGATGTGGGAGCATGGAAAGAGTGCGTTGTGATGATAATTGTGGACAGTGTGGGGCTTTGCTAACCAGGATGGCAATGACAGGCTGTCTGTTTTGTTCCCAACATGCACAGGCATGGCAGGAGAAGTCCTCTACTCTGACACCACCACGCGTCAGAACCTGATCTTTGACATGGAGGGCAGAATACCTAAAAACAGCGAAGTGACAATGGCTGAACTGAAACTCTTCAAAAAGCCTCTGGACAGAGCAAACCTGCCTGCCAAGCAGTCTCACAGGCTCGTCTCCAACGCCAGAGTCAGCGTGTACTGGGTGCAACGGCAGCAGGATGGTACCAACAGGACCTCCCTGATAGACTCCAGGTAGGAAAGGAACCTCTCCTGAAGCCAGGACTCTAGTTACAGGGTATGGGTCCTCTGGGCCGGGTTTGGGTGTCATGCATTTGTGCCTCCGGTCAGCCTCATGGGGTTATGTCTGTAGAATCAGGCTCTATAGCCTCTAAACCCAGAATGAGTTTGTAAGAGCAGAAACTAAGTTAAGACTGAATATATGATGATTCATTGAAATAATCTATTTCTGTGTCAAACGACACAGTGTACTGCTAGGTCTTCCCTTCTAAAACACTCCACTTGGTTCACTTCTCTCACTCTCTAACTCACATGGGTTACTGACTGCTGGTACTCTATCCATCGGCCATTTCATTAGTtggtttaaataaataaattatgcAAAAAGCATCTGATTCTGTAGCCTCATGCTCTGTGGATGTTTTACAACCCTTGAAGGCAGAATTAGACATCAAATCAATTTTCTGGTGGGTAGAAACTTACAGCCCTAATGCAGCTAGGACAGGAGCAGGTGGGAGTAGTGGTGTTTACCAGGCCATTGTCACTAATACTGAGGCTGCATATAATCCTGCACTGCCGTATTTCTGTATGAGCATGAATGAATACCTTGACATGGGCATGCACAAAAGGTTTTATTTAGCCCTTCCATGTCTCTTAGGTCTGCATGCTTCTTTTTGAGGTGTGAATTAATTGCCATGGGTGCTCACCCAGAGCACTCAGCAAAAATTATCGTGTAATCAAGGTACATGACAATCTGCAGGAAGCAAATTATTCTGCTGCAGTAACAGCACTGTGAGCCCGGGCTTTATCTGATGGGCTTTTCTCTAATGCCAATCCCTTGTCACACAGGCTGGTTCCTATACGTGAGTCGGGCTGGAAGAACTTTGATGTGACGCAGGCCGTTCATTATTGGCTGCGAAACAAGAGGCGGGAGCCAATGTTCCTGGAGGTCTGGATTGAAGGAGAAAGGGTAGGCAGCCATGCCTCAGAAATGGCCAAAGCTGTGCGTTTCACCTCTCAGGACCCCAAGGATAAGGCCCTAGGCAAACCTGAACTGGTGCTTTACACCCTCGACTTGGAAGACTATGGGTATGTATGAAACCTAAATCTGTACTGTCTCCAGTGTAACTTTGCCCCTGAATTATTGTACTGTGTGTGCCAACCCAGGACATGCAGCTCTTGCCCTTGTGAGGGGAGGAGTTAGAAAGTTGCTGCTGAATCACACCTCTCCTCTTCCCATATTTGTTGTCCAAATATTCAAATGAAGCCCAAGCATGGCCCAAGTTTCACGTCTCAGGGCCCACCCATGCTATAAACAGGAGGATTATTTCTCCCACCTTCCCGGTTTCCAGTTACAGCATCAGTTCTTGTTTTTCCCTTGGTGCGCAGGGGCCCCGGGGACTGCAAGGAGGAGGCGGTGACGGGGAAGTCCACCTGCTGCAGGCAGAAACACTACATCAACTTCCGCGAGCTCGCCTGGACACAGTACTGGATCATCGAGCCCGCAGGGTACCAGGCTTACCGGTGCTCggggggctgcctgcagccccccagctcgCTGTGGCACTTTGGCTACGGGGAGCGCGCCTGCGCCGTGGCAGAGAGCTCCCCGCTCCCCGTGATGTACCTTGTCAAGAGGGGCAACCGCACCGAGATCGAAGCGGCCGAGTTTCCCAACATGGTCATCGAGAAGTGCAGCTGTGTCACAGACGGCATGGCACTGGTGTGAGACGTGGGCGGCCAGCCAGGGACGTCACCCAGTCCCCCGattccctgcagccctgcccagagccaccccggcccccagccccagggccagTAATAAAGGTTCTGGGGGGACCACCAGATACCCTCCTGCaagtgccagcagcagctggggtggCAGCTCTCCCACGCACCCTGCTACCCTGAAGAGAGGGTGCACTTAAAGGTCCATATAGCTGGGCTCAGGGGAACATCCATCTTCACATAGACCTGCGTGAGGGGCACCTATGAAGCCTACCGCTTCTCAGGGCCCCCTCGATGCTAGCCAAATTTCATTGCATTTGATTGAGCTGCATCCAATTTATTTCAGTCCCCACCCCAGAGTACTGCAAACAGCTACAGGCAAAGGAGTGATCATCACCAGGTGAGGAGTAATGCCTGGGTTCAGCTTTTCATTCTTAGGCTCCTGGTTTTGATCCTTGTCTGTCCAAGTCATGTTTGTGGTGATTTGGAGAGCCAAAGCACTTACATGTATATactgtatacacacacacgtgtacatatatatagtatatgaatatatgtatgcATTGTCTACATAAATATTGGATATATACATACTGTCTAcgtacatacatatatgtacataaaGTATTGTCTAGAGATCAAAGGAACATATATATGTGCGTATGTATtgtatgcacatacacacatacataaaatattatCTGGAACTCAAAAGATTATATTTTTGGCCCCTGCGCCATGGGCTTAGCACAATTTTAGGCAGAATTTAGAGtcctgaagtcagtgggaatatTAAGACTTAGGTTTGCTCATGTAAGTAACAGTTTGTAGAATCATACCCCTATTTTTCTGGTTGTATATTACAGTTATTTTGATTTAGGGATATTTTCCAAGTTTTGAGTGCTTTCTAACTCaaggaaacaataaaatacaattattaaAGTAGTAGCCATGTGTTTGCTTATATTTATTCTTAGGTCTgaaagtggagggaaaaaaatctgtcatatTTCTGAACATAGGCCAGTGCCCAGCTcctataaacacacacacagtaaCAGCTCGTGTCAGTTACCTGTGTgatcctgcctgctgctggtAAAGCTTATCTACTCAGGCAGGGACAGGACTGGGCTGAATCGGCAGGTGGAGCAGAGCCCACACCACCAGCccttctccctgagctgctgcgGTGTTTAAGCCGACGCTTTCTTGAAGAGAAATCCTAGAAACATATCTGACAGGCAAGAGGTGATGCTCTCTGTGTGAGCTGCAGCAGTGCAATGCCAGAACCTGCAGGCAACCAACTGGATCTGTAGAGATGAGCTGTCTCCCACCCCCTCCCTTCCCAGGTGAAGCCTTTTAACCCTGACCCTTCCTTATGGACATCTGACCAACACATCCCCTGGAGAAAAGCAATCAAAATGTGGTTTAATCCCTTTTGGAACTGTACTGAACTGTTGGCCAGGGTGTCACCAGTGACAATGATGTCCACGTTTTGTGTCAGATTCCTTTCCTCAGTTCATAACCTACTGAAATACCAATGGCTCTGGGGATGAAGTGGTCACGGCTGTCCTTCTCTGTGGGATGTGGTCCCTGAGGCCCTGGATGAACCCACTGCTGGTGGGAGGACTCTGAAATGAGTTTGTCTGGCTAGACATGGTGGCCATGGGTCATGGACCAGGTGTAAAGAGGGACCCATTGGACCCTGCAGTGGCTGTGGGTCATTCATCAGGAAGGCTGAGATGTCAAGTGTCCCTGTTGCCGTGCAGGACCCCAGGTCTGAGGTCATCCAGGCATCTCTACAGTCACCTTGGCCCATGGGTAGGCTGGCACCTTTCACTTGTGTAAATGCCTGTGGCAAAAGAGGAGCTttaaggggagagaaaaaaagcagaaacagactCACCAGTCACCAGCGCTGGGCTACAGCACCATGGGTTACTGGAATCAGAATTGGATGAGCCCGATCGATCTCTGGCCATTTCCTTCTCATGACTATGTAGCATCTAATCATCTTAATGACATTGGCATTCAGCTCCAGTTCCGCTCCACCCTGCTTGGGGCAGGGCATAGCCTGAAGGCCATGAGCTCAGCTATCACCATGAAGAACAAAGCCAACGATTTATCCACGCACTCCTGGGGAAGAAAGTGTTTGAACTGGTTCCTGCCTGAGAATGAAGAGCATTAACCCTGGCTTCCTTCCAGCCTCCAGCCCTTGGACTCCAGACATCACCCCCAGGCCTGGGAGAGATCCCATCCAGTGCAATCAGGGCCAGGCTGCGGCGGGAAGCGGGGAGTGGAGCACCACAGCAGGGATGCGGGGCTGGGACCCGCCAGGTGGACAAGggcttctcctcccctccaccagGATCCTGCACCGTGTCCGGCTCCCCTTGCTTTGCATCTGGCTCCCTTCCCTCTGGTGTCCTGTGGACACAAGGTACATAAAAGTGAGCGGTGGGTCTGTGTGGATGTGTGTCACAgctgggggagatggggagggggaggcggtGGCCAAGGAGACCCCATGTACTGTGGGGAGAACTGTGGGCATTGCCGGGACAGAGCACAAATCTGTGAGCAATcaagccctgccagccctgccgccAGCATGGATACTTACTTATAGCTAGGGGAGCCACACAGATGTACGGCATCTCCCTCCCCAGACCCACTATCCCGCTGCATTCACAGCCCTCCAGCCCAGTGCGTGGTCCCGTCCTGGGCCGTGAGGCCGGTGGTAAGCATGCAGCCGAGCCCTGAGGAAGAGGTGATTTATAGAAAGCTATAAGCATAGATAGGCTGGGTGGCTACACGCCAGGCTGGGCATCACTAACACCCATGTCTGGCATCTCGTGTCCCCATCTCTTTGTGCCCACAGTCTGTACCCCTGTCCCTTCCCAGAAGCTGCACATGGGGCCTCCTGCAGACCCTGGTATTGCAcagaccctccctaccctgaCTCTGTGCACAGCATCACTGACAGCTGTTAAAGTGGCTGAAAAATTAAgcttcttaattaaaaattaaccaGTTCACTATTGTCTCAGTATGATGTATGCTGTGGCTAGTTTTTAACCCACATTTGGATTGAAACTCTACGCTTTTGGGGGGACAGGACACTGCTCCTCAAACTCCAGCTGGCTTTGCAGTGAAAATGCAGCAGGCTCAGAGGTCAGGCTGATGTGGGGAAGGCTCCAGAGATCTACAGCGCAAACTCCTAGGCAGAAATACAGCCACACTGGGGCTTTTTCAGACATGAGCCTGTGCTGTGGGAAATTATCTGCCAGCCTGTCATCTTCAATCCAGGCTGAATTTGCTGTGATACCTTCTGTGTGCTAACTCGCTGTTTTTATATCGGTACAACTTGTAACACATACAAAGGCTGTCAAGCTGTCATGTTATCCTTTTCGTCTGAGCGGCACCACAGTCTCTGAGGAAAGGCAGAACATCTTACGTACCTGGCAGCAGTGTGGTTCAGCGTTAACATTTATGCTGTGCtgtaaaaaaaagaaggaagagcagTGCAGTGGGATAATGAGCCACGTATAAGCAGAAGCAATTTCAAAAAATGTAAAGGTGTTTTAAGGCAAAACCAGCATTAAAACATCAGCCATCCTCCTGTGCTactgaaagcacagagcacccGCGTGGTGCTTAAGGAGAAGGAGCTGCGTGCTGTTCACCTTAAGGGCTTCAACAGCCCTGTTAGTCCCACGCTTAAAGTTAAGCTCTTGTGTAAGCATTCACAGTGGCAGCGTGTCCGAGTTAAAGCTTATCGCGAGTGTGAGTTCTGACCTGCCTTCATGGGACTGCTCACAAGATCTGTGAGGTCCTGCAATATTTAATGAAGCTGGACATGGGGAAATCTACTGGTCTCACGAAAGCTTTCTTATGAGAGGCTTGGGCAGGACAGCAGCACTTTCTCTTTCCATTATCATTGCATTTTAGGAGAAATACCAGAAATTTTAAGCCACATTAAATGCCACTGCTAGCTGAGTTACATTGCCCTGCCTGATCCTTTCATGGTTTCATTTGAATGGAGGCTGCTCtcccattttctttcaaaatctatGAGAAGTTGCAGCTTTACCCTGCTGGTGAGACCttatttcctctcccttttttttcccctttgcattTCACAAACTCCTACCAAGAGTGTCTGACACTTTGCCTTTCGGGGCAGCCTTCTAATTGCCTGTGTAAGTGGAAAGTCAGATGCCCAATCCACATCCCAGCAAAGGTGATAATCAGGGGAGCTCCTGGCTTTGGCTTGGAACAGCTGGAGTCTGGGAAAGGGGAATCCGGGGCAAACagaaggggggaggaggagatcCTACAGGACTTTGGTATTTTTAGAGGAGCCTTTTAACAGTCTCAACATCTCCTAGTTTTTGACATTAATTTAATGTGGGATTAGCTCCCGTGCAAAGGTAGCAGGGACCTGAACCTCCTCTGTCCATTTATGGAGCAGGTGCAGGAGAGCAGCCTGCACATCAGcacatttcagaataaaacagagtaaaaaaCTAATCACAACTGCTGCCTTCTGGCCTACACTCCAGGGGTACAAGGGCACTCTGGAGCTGTGTGGGTGCGGGGTTTCTGACAGCTAAACCAGAGGTACAGAATGGCCAACAAACAAGTTTTAACTGCAGCAGGAAATGGTTATCTGGACATACTGGGTGCTGGAAAGTCATGTCATCAGTCCACAGCTCTCAGTATCCTTTTGACAATTGCTGAATTGGggatttgtgttattttttcccaGAGCTATGtagtaattttgttttgaaggtaTTCCTAACATGTGCCTGCATTGTGCTGTTTACATTTTTCCTCCTCCTAACTTTCTCAGTGATTTTAAATGTTTCCCTTTGAAAGCCCAAGTAGCTGTATCCCCTGGAAAAgtgtgttttctctttgctgaaaATGAATGCAATCAGGTTGCAGCTGCTACTTCTAGGGTGACTGCCAGCTTCCAGCCCAGTGGTCAATAACTCTGTCACCCTTAGGAGGTCTCGGCTAGTTACCGTATGCTTGATACAACATCACACGGCCATAAGGTACCACCAGACACCGTGTTTTCAGAGATGTGtaatatttccagcagatgtttcACAAGCCAGCTGGCTCCTTATAAACACTGCTCTTCTTTCCATACATCCCAGGTAGGTCTTTCAAGAGCTTCTTGCTCCTTTCTGCGCTCCAAGTTTTGTGCAAATTCCTGATCCCTTGTGCCCGGTTAGAGACACGTGGCGAACACAGCGGGGAGAAGGAGGACACGCAGCACAGGCATTCAGGCCACTGAGATGCTTCCCAAGCAGGCACAGCTGCTGGGTCTAAATCCAGACTAACCATCCTGGATTAGCCAGGCCCTGCCCAGGCTCTAGCTGTGCTAGAAGGCAGCGGTGCCTGCCCAGACCCTCCTGACAGCTGGAGGAGGTCAGAGCAGTTGTCACCTCCACACCTTCAGGTGCCATTAGGTATGTTAATCTGCAAAGCCACCTAATTGCTAAGTTATAACTGAAAGCAAAGCCGGCTGTGAGGTGGCTGTGTTAACTAACTAGGGCACAGCCTTTAACATCTCTGGTTAAATGTTTTAGAGGTACCTTTAAGATCTAAAAATAGCACCTTCCTAAGAATAGGCATCCTTACAAACAAACCTTTAAAATGTCAGCATTCTCCAGGAAACAAAATCTCGGATAAGAACTAATTTCAGGTGGATCAAAATGATTAATTTTGGCTGTTTCTGGAATGGGCAGAATGATGTAAACACGATCTAGTAtctgggctctgcagcagcagcaccgtATGCCTGTGCACCATGGGACAGAGCCAGGGTCTCCggtcaggtttttttttcaaagggcTGAGGGTTTCATCAGCTGCAGAAAATGGACACGTCCTCTGCCGTTAGTCCAGTGCCACCTACAGTAGCAAGTGCAGAAGCTGTCAGACTCGGAAAGCCAAAGGAAGAAATTCCCGCATACTCGAACAAAGTGCTGTTTAGGTCCAAACACTGAAGTGGCTTTTTAGTAACTCATTTATTTGTCCATGTTGCAGAGGACTGGTAGGTGAGGAAAACGGGAGAGGAGCCTTTTGGCTGAAGGCTGGCAGCTGTTGCTATGTCTGCTGGTGCTGATCCTTCTAAACTTCCACAAGTTATTTCTCTCTATGACCTACCCTGTTCC
Proteins encoded in this region:
- the LOC141941888 gene encoding left-right determination factor 2-like produces the protein MDVRFTWMLCVLCLVVMVRAFTQDRFKEVLLKQLGLSEVPKLHKRDLVDLVIPDHVKNKYISMLKRNRVKRRALPSLAGILRGIPGNTEVLYSDTTTRQNLIFDMEGRIPKNSEVTMAELKLFKKPLDRANLPAKQSHRLVSNARVSVYWVQRQQDGTNRTSLIDSRLVPIRESGWKNFDVTQAVHYWLRNKRREPMFLEVWIEGERVGSHASEMAKAVRFTSQDPKDKALGKPELVLYTLDLEDYGGPGDCKEEAVTGKSTCCRQKHYINFRELAWTQYWIIEPAGYQAYRCSGGCLQPPSSLWHFGYGERACAVAESSPLPVMYLVKRGNRTEIEAAEFPNMVIEKCSCVTDGMALV